The DNA window CTGCAAAAGAGATATATCCTATAAATCTTGCTAAAAATCATGTTCCTCGTCCCAAGCAAAAgaaacaaatattcaaatttaaaataaatgttccTATCCCTTTCTTGGGGCTAAATAACCTCAAGTTGTAAGTTGCAACTTCTATCAAGTCAAATAGAATAGAAAGTAGACATTTCATACAATAACGGAGCAACAATGATGTAAGAAAGACGTACACAAATATGGTTCTGAGCAACAACCAAGCAAATCAGCATGCCATTCGTCATATCGATCCGAACCTCTATCAGAGAGCAGATCACGTCGTGATGAAACTGAAGATGTGTTTCTGAGCAAAAAGATAAGGCATAAAACTTTTAGAAATCATATTTAGCTCCAGGCAAGCATGGATGCATATTCAAAAGCTTAAGGACTTAAAAAGACACCAAGACTGTAACTCAAATGCCAAATTCCATCTAAATGGTAGGTATCACGATGTTGGCATCCTAATACCACCAAGGTTTTAATTCCATTACAGTAATCAAGGTAAATTAGTTATTGTTTTGAATTAAATTGGCAGTTAGAGAAACTAATTGCACTTTCTTAATAATGTCTACATcagctttcaactctttttaaGGCATAAGGCCAACGGAAGAAAATAGGGAGAGGTTGCACAGGATATTGCTGCATGAGAAGATGTTTATATAAAACTACAGTTAGTTGCATTTTGACAACACAAGACTTATATATGAAAGGAAAACTAACATTGAAGTTATGTGTGAACCAGGTTTCTTAGGAGAGATTTCATCATACGAATGACCTTTCTCACTATTGGCATCTGAGTAATTACGCTCTACTTTCTTCGACCTCTTATCTGGAACCGAAGTTGCAGCAGCAACTTCTGTTACCTCAAGCAAATGCTGGATTACTTCACACTGCTGGACATCATAATTAGATTGAGATCGTTGTAATTCCACTTGGAGCTTTTCGTTTTCCTCTCGAAGTGCTTCATTAAAACACAAATTTGGATATGAGCAAGAAAGAGTTTTTTTCAATATTATGGCATCGTTTGTTGAGGGTTCTGGTTTCAGTATAACATCTTGCACCCTTCGGTCCTCTTCATCCAATGTGTATTCATGTTGATCTTTCTCTATAACTTCTAGTCTCTCCTGCAGGTTTGGGAGAACTGAAAAATTAGTAAAGCAGGCAAGCTGAATATGATTTGAAATTGGTGCAAACCACTAAACATTTTAGTCCCTTCAGTTATCCAATTGGTTTATTATTTTCCAATGAATTTGCTGGACACAAAGAAACATATTCAGATCTTCCAATAGAAAACATCTCTTCTCTGCATGCAACATTTTCTATAATTCAGTGCATTTTCCTGCCAATAAAGACTTGGTCTCTATCATCTTTTTGATGAAATTAGAGGCCTTGTACAAACTATTTTGGCCAAGGGATTCATCAATAGAGAAGTTGATAGGCCTGAATAGTTTAGATTTTCATTAAATATAGGGACCTCTATTACCTAGAAAAGCATTAATAGGAAGGAAAATCGTATATGATTTACCCACACTTCCAAACAATTAAATATCAAAGGAATTGATAAGGACATATAACTACAACTGAAGCTATGAAGTTTGTTCCTTCCTTCTTTTGCCTTTCCACCTCTGTCAACTAGACAGGCTGAAAGATGTTCCCTTGTCTTTCTATTCACATTCGCCTTCCCTTCTCCACCACCCACCCCAACCCTTCCAAagctaataaaagaaaatataaagaacTAGAGAATAAATGTAACTTAGCTGGTCTTAAATGGTTGGCTAACATAATAAGGAATGAAAGATGATCCTTCATCTATAATGGCCAAGGAAAGGAATATAACCGAGGGAAGAAAGAAAAATCAACTGGTATGGGAGATCCATACCAGTTTTAACAACCAAAATATATGACGAGCATTCCTAAGGCTAAGACAAGTACCAGTTCCAAATCCGAAACCGAATCCGAATatcatttcaaaattattttgggAGTCATGCAAATAAGGAAAAACAAAATCTAGGTGGGAAATTATTCAAACAACAACTAGAATAATCAATACCCTGACTCGAGAATTATCCACCAGCGTGATAAGAGGAACAATCTTCAAATACTGGTCGATTTCATTCTGGGCCTTCCTAAACTGATACACGATGTTCCATCCCATGGCCAGGAGATACAGATAGCTCCTATCCTGACAGCTATTGACCAAAATGTAAGCCCTCCTTAATGCATCCTCAAGTTGCTCCAATGGCTCACGCGTCTCCGGATACCTCTTAAGCTCCGAGATCTTAAGCTGCTCCAGCAAGTTACCGATCAACTTGAGATGCTGTGCGAATTGCCTGCAATTCTTCTTGTGCATTCGGGCCGTGCTTGCAGCTTTACCTATCATAGCTATTAACCGCACTGCATCAAACCCAGCGAGCTGGGCTACATTTGCAACTTCTCCAAAATGTTCCCACGCAGATGCCATCCTTTCCTCTCAATCCAATCTAAAACCTGCTTCTAACATAAATTTCCATGGTATTATATCTTTGGGGAGCCAATATCGAAGTTAACgaacaaacaaaaacaaataagccAGAAAGGTGAGAATTGAGAAATCTTCGGTGGTTTTTACCTCTTCTAAGCTACAAGCTTCAACAAAAGAAATCAGTAAGAGCTTCGGTTCTTCGGTTAGGCCTCTCTAACTGCATTGCGTAACAAAAGTCAGAGCTGATTTCTCTAAAAACATCGACGAAGCGTCACCTCAAACTTGAG is part of the Gossypium hirsutum isolate 1008001.06 chromosome D11, Gossypium_hirsutum_v2.1, whole genome shotgun sequence genome and encodes:
- the LOC107912837 gene encoding protein MID1-COMPLEMENTING ACTIVITY 1, with amino-acid sequence MASAWEHFGEVANVAQLAGFDAVRLIAMIGKAASTARMHKKNCRQFAQHLKLIGNLLEQLKISELKRYPETREPLEQLEDALRRAYILVNSCQDRSYLYLLAMGWNIVYQFRKAQNEIDQYLKIVPLITLVDNSRVRERLEVIEKDQHEYTLDEEDRRVQDVILKPEPSTNDAIILKKTLSCSYPNLCFNEALREENEKLQVELQRSQSNYDVQQCEVIQHLLEVTEVAAATSVPDKRSKKVERNYSDANSEKGHSYDEISPKKPGSHITSINTSSVSSRRDLLSDRGSDRYDEWHADLLGCCSEPYLCIKTFFCPCGTLSKIATVATNRHMSSAEACNELMAYSLILSCCCYTCCVRRKLRKALNITGGFIDDFLSHLMCCCCALVQEWREVEIRGFNGSEKTKTSPPPSQFMES